Genomic segment of Dactylococcopsis salina PCC 8305:
GGTGGGAGATGATTCGGTTACGGATGTGGCGGTGATTAAAATTGAGGCGCAAAATTTACCCACTGTCACGTTAGGTAATTCTGAGCATATTATCCCTGGGGATTGGGCGATCGCGATCGGGAATCCATTAGGTTTAAATAACACAGTAACGATCGGAATTATCAGCGCGATCGGTCGTTCAAGCTCACAAGTCGGCGTTCCCGATAAACGAGTAAGTTTCCTCCAAACCGATGCGGCGATTAATCCTGGTAATTCTGGCGGACCTTTGCTTAATGCTCAAGGGGAAGTGATTGGCGTTAATACGGCAATTCGGGCGAATGCGGAAGGGTTAGGTTTTGCCATTCCCATTGAAAAAGCGATTCGCATTGCTAACCAATTAGTGACCACAGGAAAAGTGGATCATCCTTTTTTAGGAATTCGCATGGTAACGTTAAGTCCCAGTGTGCGTAAGGAGATTAATGAAAGCAGTTCCATTGATCTTGCTGTGGAAGCAGAAACTGGGGTGCTAGTGGTGGGAGTGATTGATCAATCTCCTGCAGACCAAGCGGGATTTCGAGAAGGTGATATCATTTTGAAGGTGGGCGGGGAAAAAGTGGAAAACTCGATCAAAGTCCAACAAGCGGTGGAAGATAGTACCATCGGTGAAGATTTAAAAGTCATCATCGATCGAAATCGTAACCGCAAAACCCTAACCGTTCGTCCAGGTAAATTCCCCTTAGATGATGAATAATAAAGGCTTACTGAATAAACCTAAAACCTTTATCCAATCAGCTTTTAAGGCTCTTAATTCTTTGAAAAAGTGCAAGGGAGAAATGGGAGAC
This window contains:
- a CDS encoding HhoA/HhoB/HtrA family serine endopeptidase yields the protein MSRSIKQFGLYFGLLVLGGTVGLTASQYLRQDDPPPNVRLSPIEPIQLPESSSPPSTPPLENTSFIAKAAQTVGPAVVRLDAARIVSRKEQKPFYRRFFGEESPESERRRVREGSGSGFIFSSDGLILTNAHVIQDADEVQVTLKDGRSFEGVVVGDDSVTDVAVIKIEAQNLPTVTLGNSEHIIPGDWAIAIGNPLGLNNTVTIGIISAIGRSSSQVGVPDKRVSFLQTDAAINPGNSGGPLLNAQGEVIGVNTAIRANAEGLGFAIPIEKAIRIANQLVTTGKVDHPFLGIRMVTLSPSVRKEINESSSIDLAVEAETGVLVVGVIDQSPADQAGFREGDIILKVGGEKVENSIKVQQAVEDSTIGEDLKVIIDRNRNRKTLTVRPGKFPLDDE